A DNA window from Actinokineospora baliensis contains the following coding sequences:
- a CDS encoding condensation domain-containing protein, with product MTVSDATRTPLSLQQDFLCTLDKGDVTGALGAKHIVLSAWRVRGPVDVDTLRAALLDLVERHEMLRTEIVRGDEPFQVVHPAGPPRLVVEDLSGVGESDRDARAELFYSEVETADYPVRELPHLRAALGRFAADDWVLALVVHHIAADGWSMRVLIRDLANRYAARRGHPVEDLPPVRQYREFVAEQPATLTGPEVDRAADYWRDKLAGAEITTVATDRPLREDVPAIYADHRSLISAETTAATLRLAKATHCSPFMLYLGVFSVLLATKSHSRDVVVGTFSSGRGIGPYQDTIGAFLNFLPLRTDLTGAGTFRDVLERVRSTCLQAYVHDIPFPLIDQQAPDLIVPSADRDIIAFEVLQFPDGIDGTPIGDLTYLELRDRRVPRPVSCDIPDGALWALDVLPGVGTVSSLKFNTHLYDPDTMWTLVQDYVNTLTRCVSSPDTPLWGDA from the coding sequence ATGACCGTTTCGGACGCGACGCGCACGCCGCTGTCGCTGCAGCAGGACTTCCTGTGCACCCTGGACAAAGGTGATGTGACCGGCGCGCTGGGCGCCAAGCACATCGTGTTGTCCGCGTGGCGGGTGCGCGGGCCGGTGGACGTGGACACGCTGCGGGCGGCGCTGCTGGACCTGGTGGAACGGCACGAGATGCTGCGCACGGAGATCGTGCGCGGTGACGAGCCGTTCCAGGTCGTCCACCCGGCAGGCCCGCCGCGGTTGGTGGTCGAGGACCTGTCCGGCGTCGGGGAGTCTGATCGCGATGCGCGGGCGGAGCTGTTCTACAGCGAGGTCGAGACGGCCGACTACCCGGTGCGCGAGTTGCCGCACCTGCGCGCCGCGCTGGGGCGTTTCGCCGCCGACGACTGGGTGTTGGCGCTGGTGGTGCACCACATCGCCGCGGACGGCTGGTCGATGCGGGTGCTCATCCGCGACCTGGCCAACCGGTACGCGGCCCGGCGCGGCCACCCGGTCGAGGACCTCCCACCGGTGCGGCAGTACCGGGAGTTCGTCGCCGAACAGCCCGCCACCCTCACCGGCCCCGAAGTGGACCGCGCCGCCGACTACTGGCGCGACAAGCTCGCGGGCGCCGAGATCACCACCGTGGCCACCGACCGTCCGCTGCGCGAAGACGTCCCCGCCATCTACGCCGACCACCGCTCCCTCATCTCCGCGGAGACGACCGCGGCGACCCTGCGGCTGGCCAAGGCGACGCACTGCTCGCCGTTCATGCTGTACCTCGGCGTGTTCTCCGTGCTGCTGGCCACCAAGTCCCACTCCCGAGACGTGGTGGTCGGCACCTTCAGCTCCGGCCGCGGCATCGGCCCGTATCAGGACACCATCGGCGCGTTCCTCAACTTCCTGCCGCTGCGCACCGACCTCACCGGCGCGGGCACCTTCCGCGACGTGCTCGAGCGGGTGCGCTCCACGTGCCTACAGGCCTACGTGCACGACATCCCGTTCCCCCTGATCGACCAGCAAGCCCCCGACCTGATCGTCCCGTCGGCGGACCGCGACATCATCGCCTTCGAGGTCCTGCAGTTCCCCGACGGCATCGACGGCACCCCCATCGGCGACCTGACCTACCTCGAACTCCGAGACCGCCGCGTCCCCCGCCCCGTGAGCTGCGACATCCCCGACGGCGCATTGTGGGCATTGGACGTGCTGCCGGGGGTGGGGACGGTCAGCAGCCTGAAGTTCAACACCCACCTGTACGACCCCGACACCATGTGGACCCTCGTCCAGGACTACGTCAACACCCTGACCCGCTGCGTCTCCTCCCCCGACACCCCTCTCTGGGGCGACGCCTAG
- a CDS encoding alcohol dehydrogenase catalytic domain-containing protein, whose translation MKAAVIPGINAAWELREVPTPVPGPGEVLVRVAACGMCVNDVDATRGYIPFPSFEPAITGHEPVGTVVELGPGVTSRQVGDVVGTTWIRGTCGRCDYCRLELPLSGQAAFNCAAPTSTGFTVQGGHAEYLAVAARETVLIPDGLAPELAAPVLCAGYTALSALRAGEPAPGERVAVLGIGALGHLAVQFARAAGFETIAITSSPDKRDLAVDLGAAHVVGSGAELREIGGADVVLVTAPSYAAASESLQGLRVNGRLVLAGIDGAEPFTIPPAVQYPFFAQRNRIIGATHDDPRYLREALDLVAAGAVTPMVEVFPAEQVQDAVEKVGKREVRFRAVITY comes from the coding sequence ATGAAGGCCGCCGTCATCCCCGGGATCAACGCCGCGTGGGAGCTGCGCGAGGTGCCCACCCCGGTGCCCGGCCCCGGCGAGGTGCTGGTCCGGGTCGCCGCGTGCGGCATGTGCGTCAACGACGTCGACGCCACCCGCGGCTACATCCCGTTCCCCAGCTTCGAACCGGCCATCACCGGCCACGAGCCGGTCGGCACCGTCGTGGAACTGGGGCCGGGGGTCACCAGCAGGCAGGTCGGCGACGTCGTGGGCACCACCTGGATCCGCGGCACCTGCGGGCGCTGCGACTACTGCCGGTTGGAGCTGCCGCTGTCGGGGCAGGCCGCGTTCAACTGCGCCGCACCGACCTCCACCGGCTTCACCGTCCAAGGTGGACACGCCGAGTACCTCGCCGTCGCCGCCCGCGAAACCGTGCTGATCCCCGACGGCCTCGCCCCCGAACTGGCCGCGCCGGTGCTGTGCGCCGGGTACACCGCGCTCAGCGCGCTGCGCGCGGGTGAACCGGCACCGGGCGAGCGGGTCGCGGTGCTCGGCATCGGCGCGCTCGGCCACCTGGCGGTCCAGTTCGCCCGCGCCGCCGGGTTCGAGACCATCGCGATCACCAGCTCACCGGACAAACGCGACCTCGCGGTCGATCTGGGCGCCGCCCACGTCGTCGGCTCCGGCGCCGAACTGCGCGAGATCGGCGGCGCCGACGTCGTCCTGGTGACCGCGCCGTCCTACGCGGCGGCCAGCGAGTCCCTGCAGGGGCTGCGGGTCAACGGCAGGCTCGTGCTGGCCGGGATCGACGGAGCCGAGCCGTTCACCATCCCGCCCGCGGTCCAGTACCCGTTCTTCGCCCAGCGCAACCGGATCATCGGCGCCACCCACGACGACCCCCGGTACCTGCGCGAAGCGCTGGACCTGGTGGCGGCGGGCGCGGTCACCCCGATGGTCGAGGTGTTCCCCGCCGAGCAGGTCCAGGACGCCGTGGAGAAGGTCGGCAAGCGCGAGGTCCGCTTCCGCGCCGTCATCACCTACTAG
- a CDS encoding GMC family oxidoreductase, with amino-acid sequence MTARVTDYLVIGAGSAGCVLAGRLSQDPDVRVTLVEAGPVDTNENIHVPLGAGALFRSTLDWDYDTHDEPFLGGRRLYLPRGRVLGGTSSMNGMVYMRGNPADYDGWGLPGWTFADLLPYFIKSEDNERGASRYHGAGGPLAVSEGRSNNPMSTAFVEAAVEAGYAANDDFNGAEQHGFGRYQLTQRDGRRCSSATAYLTPAAGRPNLTVETNVQVHRILVEGGRAVGVVGARLDEEIEIRAEREVIVCAGAYNSPQLLLLSGIGPADELAALGIPVVADLPVGRGLQDHPSANLVYPHSHPISLLIAGDPKYQREYAEHGTGPLSSNVPEAGGFVSTDGSPVPDVQFHASPLMLLAVGLEAPTDHAISFGPCVLSTRSRGTVTLSSADPTVKPRIRHNYYADDADLRTMVAGLRVGLEIARQRALSPYTGKLHQPPESDSDADLREYARRNTQTLFHPAGTCAMGTVLDAELRVQGVEGLRVVDASAMPTLVRGNTNAPIIAMAEKAVDLITA; translated from the coding sequence ATGACCGCGCGGGTGACGGACTACCTGGTCATCGGGGCCGGGTCCGCGGGCTGCGTGCTGGCGGGCCGGCTGTCGCAGGACCCCGACGTGCGGGTGACCCTGGTCGAAGCGGGCCCGGTCGACACCAACGAGAACATCCACGTGCCGCTCGGCGCGGGCGCCCTGTTCCGGTCCACACTGGACTGGGACTACGACACCCACGACGAGCCGTTCCTCGGCGGCCGCAGGCTCTACCTGCCCCGCGGGCGGGTGCTGGGCGGCACCAGCTCGATGAACGGCATGGTCTACATGCGCGGCAACCCCGCCGACTACGACGGCTGGGGCCTGCCCGGGTGGACCTTCGCGGACCTGCTGCCGTACTTCATCAAGTCCGAGGACAACGAACGCGGCGCCTCGCGCTACCACGGCGCCGGTGGCCCGCTGGCGGTGTCGGAGGGCCGGTCGAACAACCCCATGTCCACCGCGTTCGTCGAGGCCGCGGTCGAAGCGGGCTACGCCGCCAACGATGACTTCAACGGCGCCGAGCAGCACGGATTCGGCCGCTACCAACTGACCCAGCGCGACGGCCGCCGGTGCAGCAGCGCCACCGCGTACCTGACGCCCGCTGCCGGGCGGCCCAACCTGACCGTCGAGACCAACGTGCAGGTCCACCGGATCCTGGTCGAAGGCGGTCGCGCGGTGGGGGTCGTCGGGGCCAGGCTCGACGAGGAGATCGAGATCCGGGCCGAGCGCGAGGTCATCGTGTGCGCGGGCGCCTACAACTCACCGCAACTGCTGCTGCTGTCCGGCATCGGCCCGGCCGACGAACTGGCCGCCCTGGGCATCCCGGTCGTGGCCGACCTCCCCGTCGGCCGAGGCCTGCAAGACCACCCGTCGGCGAACCTGGTGTACCCGCACTCGCACCCGATCAGCCTGCTCATCGCCGGTGACCCCAAGTACCAGCGCGAATACGCCGAACACGGCACCGGACCCCTGTCGTCCAACGTCCCCGAAGCGGGCGGCTTCGTCTCCACCGACGGATCACCCGTGCCGGACGTGCAGTTCCACGCCTCCCCGCTGATGCTCCTGGCGGTCGGCCTGGAAGCCCCCACCGACCACGCCATCTCGTTCGGCCCCTGCGTGCTCTCCACCCGCAGCCGCGGCACGGTGACGCTGTCCTCGGCCGACCCCACCGTGAAACCCCGAATCCGCCACAACTACTACGCCGACGACGCCGACCTGCGCACGATGGTCGCCGGTTTGCGGGTGGGGCTGGAGATCGCCCGGCAACGAGCCTTGTCGCCGTACACGGGCAAACTGCACCAGCCGCCGGAGTCGGACTCTGACGCGGACCTGCGCGAGTACGCCCGGCGCAACACCCAGACCCTGTTCCACCCGGCGGGCACCTGCGCGATGGGGACGGTGCTGGACGCGGAGCTTCGGGTCCAGGGAGTGGAGGGGCTGCGTGTGGTGGACGCCTCGGCTATGCCGACCCTGGTGCGGGGCAACACCAACGCCCCGATCATCGCCATGGCGGAGAAAGCCGTGGATCTGATCACCGCCTGA
- a CDS encoding dienelactone hydrolase family protein — MATRVVEYPADGLTMVGYLALPAGSGRGPAVLLGPEGVGLSDVERRRADALAELGYVALAFDLHGGRYLSDPEEMLARCLPLLADPDRMRAIGHAALDVLRAEPRTDPDHIAAIGYGTGGAICLELGRDGVDLRAIGTVNGLTTGRPGEATNIHCPVWAAVGSEDPIMPPTQRDAFTTEMQSANTDWRLVTYGGALHAFHHPPVDHPTVPGVGYHPQHAHRAWQDILALLAECLPVTE, encoded by the coding sequence ATGGCGACACGTGTAGTCGAATACCCGGCCGACGGCCTGACGATGGTCGGATATCTCGCGCTCCCGGCCGGTAGCGGCCGTGGGCCCGCGGTACTGCTCGGCCCCGAAGGCGTGGGCCTCAGCGACGTCGAACGCCGCCGCGCCGATGCATTGGCCGAACTGGGGTACGTGGCACTGGCCTTCGACCTGCACGGCGGGCGCTACCTGAGCGACCCCGAGGAGATGCTGGCCCGGTGCCTGCCGCTGCTCGCCGACCCCGACCGGATGCGGGCCATCGGCCACGCCGCACTGGACGTCCTGCGCGCCGAACCACGAACCGACCCCGACCACATAGCCGCCATCGGCTACGGCACCGGCGGCGCCATCTGCCTAGAACTAGGCCGCGACGGCGTAGACCTCCGCGCGATCGGCACGGTCAACGGACTCACCACAGGCCGACCAGGCGAAGCAACCAACATCCACTGCCCAGTCTGGGCAGCCGTCGGCTCAGAAGACCCCATCATGCCCCCCACCCAACGCGACGCCTTCACCACCGAAATGCAGTCCGCCAACACCGACTGGCGCCTAGTCACCTACGGCGGTGCCCTCCACGCCTTCCACCACCCGCCAGTCGACCACCCCACCGTTCCTGGAGTGGGCTACCACCCACAACACGCCCACCGAGCCTGGCAAGACATCCTCGCCCTACTCGCCGAGTGCCTCCCCGTGACGGAGTGA
- a CDS encoding aminotransferase family protein — protein MTTTGIDSTGVSVAEWEDLDRRHVIHPHQSGASPQRTVVVRGAGSTVWDAGGAELLDVSGGGNWAAQVGHGREELVTALAEQASQLAYFSGFFGFTNDKAVRLAVRLSELAPEGLSRVFFTCGGSEGVETAIKVARLYHHSRGDTDRTWIISRQLAYHGATYGSGTATGFAPMHVGIGPNLPHVEKVSAPYPYRADDFYGGQDTTEFLLTELAETIERLGADNIAAMIGEPVMGGGGILTPPPDYWPRVRELLSAHGILLIADEVVTAFGRTGTWFDSAARGMRPDMIVTAKGLTSGYAPLGAVLIRDDIGEAVAGEGAYFFHGHTYSAHPTACAVALANLDLIEQDGLLGRAKEIGEWFAELLAPLAELPVVGDIRVEGATAGIELVADKATREPIMAGAVTTELREAHGVILRDYGPTLVLSPPLVLRRDEAERAVSAIAEVLGRLGTDGKVTGA, from the coding sequence GTGACCACGACAGGGATCGACAGCACGGGTGTGTCCGTGGCGGAATGGGAGGACCTCGACCGGCGGCACGTCATCCACCCCCACCAGAGCGGCGCCAGCCCGCAGCGCACGGTGGTCGTGCGCGGCGCGGGCAGCACCGTGTGGGACGCGGGCGGCGCCGAACTGCTCGACGTCTCCGGCGGCGGCAACTGGGCCGCGCAGGTCGGGCACGGCCGCGAGGAACTGGTGACCGCCCTGGCCGAGCAGGCCAGCCAACTGGCGTACTTCTCCGGGTTCTTCGGGTTCACCAACGACAAAGCGGTCCGGCTGGCGGTGCGGCTCAGCGAACTCGCCCCCGAGGGCCTGTCCCGGGTGTTCTTCACCTGCGGCGGCTCCGAGGGCGTCGAGACCGCCATCAAGGTCGCCCGGCTCTACCACCACAGCCGCGGCGACACCGACCGCACGTGGATCATCTCCCGGCAGCTGGCCTACCACGGCGCCACCTACGGCAGCGGCACCGCGACCGGGTTCGCGCCCATGCACGTGGGCATCGGCCCGAACCTGCCGCACGTGGAGAAGGTGTCCGCGCCCTACCCCTACCGCGCCGACGACTTCTACGGCGGGCAGGACACCACCGAGTTCCTGCTCACCGAGCTCGCCGAGACCATCGAGCGGCTCGGCGCCGACAACATCGCCGCGATGATCGGCGAACCGGTCATGGGCGGCGGCGGCATCCTCACCCCGCCGCCGGACTACTGGCCCCGGGTGCGCGAACTGCTCAGCGCGCACGGCATCCTGCTGATCGCCGACGAGGTCGTCACCGCGTTCGGCCGCACCGGCACCTGGTTCGACTCGGCCGCGCGCGGCATGCGCCCGGACATGATCGTCACCGCCAAGGGCCTCACCAGCGGCTACGCCCCGCTCGGCGCGGTGCTCATCCGCGACGACATCGGCGAGGCGGTCGCGGGGGAGGGCGCGTACTTCTTCCACGGCCACACCTACTCCGCGCACCCCACCGCGTGCGCGGTCGCCCTGGCCAACCTGGACCTGATCGAACAGGACGGCCTGCTGGGGCGGGCCAAGGAGATCGGCGAGTGGTTCGCCGAGCTGCTGGCGCCGCTGGCGGAGCTGCCGGTGGTCGGCGACATCCGGGTCGAGGGCGCCACCGCGGGCATCGAGCTGGTGGCCGACAAGGCGACCCGTGAGCCGATCATGGCGGGCGCGGTCACCACCGAACTGCGCGAGGCCCACGGGGTGATCCTGCGCGACTACGGGCCCACGCTGGTGTTGTCGCCGCCGCTGGTGCTGCGCCGCGACGAGGCCGAACGCGCCGTGTCGGCCATCGCCGAGGTCCTCGGGCGGCTGGGCACCGACGGAAAGGTCACCGGGGCATGA
- a CDS encoding non-ribosomal peptide synthetase: MAAWLNSRRDDYTGVHECFAAQVARVPDEVAVAHGAVRLTYRELDERANRLAHRLLELGVGPQDPVAVLLSWSPEVVVAFLAVLKAGGCYLPLHEAYPLERKRWIVDNVTTGDGGRGVGVLLADRATADRGLPDAPHVLLLDDDTALGSAPATDPGIAVDGDRLAYVMYTSGSTGHPKGVEVTHRGVLCLALDSCWDSGNHERTAMVAPYAFGVSTYEVWVPLLHGGRIVLKPAGDLDVRSLVADGAVTGLHLTAGLFRVLADEDPGCLAGVREVMTGGDVISPTAVRRVLDACPGLVVRALYGGTEMSSFAIHSPMTAPYTPGRSVPVGRPMDEVRLYVLDPDSQPVPDGEVGELHVAGPRLARGYAGRPDLTAERFVPDPFTGAEERMYRTGDLVRRTPEGLIEFVARVGDQVKIRGYLVELGEVEAVLGAIPGLANATVIAGDTELGDQRLIAYLVPETGGGVEVDQVREHALSLLPEYMVPTAYVVLDALPLTPNGKLDRKALPAPAVTGTATYRAPTTDRQRTLCRLFGEVLEVPAVGLDDSFFDLDGQSLLAMRLVGRIRAALGGDLSISDLFDAPTPAELDKRFDQAEVTR; this comes from the coding sequence ATGGCTGCATGGCTGAACTCGCGGCGGGACGACTACACCGGCGTGCACGAGTGCTTCGCGGCGCAGGTCGCGCGGGTGCCCGACGAGGTCGCGGTCGCGCACGGCGCGGTCCGGCTGACCTACCGGGAGCTCGACGAGCGGGCCAACCGGCTCGCCCACCGGCTGCTCGAGCTCGGGGTCGGCCCGCAGGACCCGGTCGCGGTGCTGCTGAGCTGGTCACCCGAGGTGGTGGTGGCGTTCCTGGCGGTGCTCAAGGCGGGCGGGTGCTACCTGCCGCTGCACGAGGCGTACCCGCTGGAGCGCAAGCGGTGGATCGTCGACAACGTCACCACCGGGGACGGCGGACGCGGGGTGGGGGTGCTGCTGGCCGACCGCGCCACCGCCGACCGCGGCCTGCCCGACGCCCCGCACGTGCTGCTGCTCGACGACGACACGGCGCTGGGTTCAGCACCGGCCACCGACCCCGGCATCGCGGTCGACGGCGACCGACTGGCCTACGTCATGTACACCTCCGGGTCGACCGGTCACCCCAAAGGCGTGGAGGTCACCCACCGCGGCGTCCTGTGCCTGGCGCTGGACTCCTGCTGGGACAGCGGCAACCACGAGCGGACCGCGATGGTCGCCCCGTACGCGTTCGGCGTGTCCACCTACGAGGTGTGGGTACCGCTGCTGCACGGCGGCCGGATCGTGCTCAAACCCGCCGGTGACCTCGACGTGCGCTCGCTGGTCGCCGACGGCGCGGTCACCGGTCTGCACCTGACCGCGGGGCTGTTCCGGGTGCTGGCCGACGAGGACCCCGGCTGCCTGGCCGGGGTGCGCGAGGTGATGACCGGCGGCGACGTGATCTCCCCGACCGCGGTGCGCCGCGTCCTCGACGCCTGCCCCGGCCTGGTGGTGCGCGCCCTCTACGGCGGCACCGAGATGTCGTCGTTCGCGATCCACTCGCCGATGACCGCGCCCTACACGCCGGGCCGCTCGGTCCCGGTGGGCAGGCCGATGGACGAGGTGCGGCTCTACGTGCTCGACCCCGATTCCCAGCCGGTGCCCGACGGGGAAGTCGGCGAGCTGCACGTCGCCGGGCCTCGGCTGGCGCGCGGCTACGCGGGCCGCCCCGACCTGACCGCCGAGCGGTTCGTGCCCGACCCGTTCACCGGGGCTGAGGAACGCATGTACCGCACCGGCGACCTGGTCCGCCGCACCCCTGAGGGGTTGATCGAGTTCGTGGCGCGGGTGGGCGACCAGGTGAAGATCCGCGGTTACCTGGTGGAGTTGGGCGAGGTGGAGGCGGTGTTGGGCGCCATCCCCGGTCTGGCCAACGCCACGGTGATCGCGGGCGACACCGAGCTCGGTGACCAGCGCCTGATCGCCTACCTCGTACCGGAGACCGGCGGCGGGGTGGAGGTCGACCAGGTCCGGGAGCACGCCTTGTCGCTGTTGCCGGAGTACATGGTCCCCACCGCCTACGTCGTGCTCGACGCGCTCCCGTTGACCCCGAACGGCAAGCTCGACCGCAAGGCGCTGCCCGCCCCCGCGGTCACCGGCACCGCCACCTACCGCGCCCCCACCACCGACCGGCAGCGGACCCTGTGCCGGTTGTTCGGGGAGGTGCTGGAGGTCCCCGCGGTGGGGCTCGACGACAGCTTCTTCGACCTGGACGGCCAATCGCTGCTGGCGATGCGGCTGGTCGGCCGGATCCGGGCGGCCCTGGGCGGCGACCTGTCGATCAGCGACCTGTTCGACGCGCCCACACCCGCCGAGCTGGACAAGCGGTTCGACCAGGCCGAGGTGACCCGATGA
- a CDS encoding carboxylesterase/lipase family protein — protein sequence MRPTPIARALVAVAALGLGLATPASATESTESTGNPALVRTDKGAVRGTVTQEYREFQGIPYAAPPVGPLRWASPRPAQSWHGTRAATKPGNGCAQVELHPYLHSESEDCLYLNVTTPRRTDHRRLPVLVFFHGGGFSAGSSHETLPTTLAARGDVVAVTVNYRLGALGFMAHPALDGGEAKQRSGNFGLEDQQEALRWIRRNAAAFGGDPGNVTISGQWSGGKAVCVQMTSPSAAGLFHKVITMSNPCTLHTVPRGDGSPDPEPLGLPRSRAAAEKHGLALAKDVGCADPATAAACLRAVPAMDLLKKAPFLMFTPVYGGGGVLPLDPLVAFDTGRFHKVPVLLGSNRDAYRTSDAYLELWGYPKLTPEGYVLRVRNFVGAANAERVLARYPLSAYQNIPSLAWSALATDALLSRPQSDTAALFARHVPTYAYEFADRDAPWYGDLALPSFPTGAYQDAELQYLFTTVYFAGRTFTPAQRALSNTMIDYWSRFARTGDPNGRGLPHWPSANRDAALAQVLQPGAVRPGNFRVGHSYDFWRSIDY from the coding sequence ATGCGACCCACCCCGATCGCCCGCGCGTTGGTGGCGGTGGCCGCCCTCGGGCTCGGCCTCGCCACCCCCGCCTCAGCCACCGAGTCCACCGAGTCCACCGGGAACCCGGCCCTGGTGCGCACCGACAAAGGCGCCGTGCGCGGCACCGTGACCCAGGAATACCGCGAGTTCCAAGGGATCCCGTACGCGGCGCCCCCGGTCGGGCCGCTGCGGTGGGCTTCACCACGACCCGCACAGTCCTGGCACGGAACCCGGGCCGCGACGAAACCGGGTAACGGCTGCGCCCAAGTGGAGTTACACCCGTACCTGCACAGCGAAAGCGAAGACTGCCTCTACCTCAACGTAACGACCCCGCGGCGCACCGACCATCGGCGGCTGCCCGTGCTGGTGTTCTTCCACGGCGGCGGGTTCAGCGCCGGATCCAGTCACGAGACGCTGCCCACGACACTGGCCGCACGCGGTGACGTCGTCGCGGTGACGGTCAACTACCGCCTGGGGGCGTTGGGGTTCATGGCGCACCCCGCGCTCGACGGCGGTGAGGCCAAGCAGCGCTCGGGCAACTTCGGGCTGGAGGACCAGCAGGAGGCGCTGCGCTGGATCCGGCGCAACGCGGCCGCGTTCGGCGGCGACCCCGGCAACGTCACCATCTCCGGCCAGTGGTCGGGTGGCAAGGCCGTGTGCGTGCAGATGACCTCGCCGTCGGCGGCCGGGCTGTTCCACAAGGTCATCACGATGAGCAACCCGTGCACCCTGCACACCGTGCCCAGGGGCGACGGGTCACCGGACCCCGAACCGCTGGGGCTGCCCCGCTCGCGCGCCGCGGCCGAGAAGCACGGTCTCGCGCTGGCCAAGGACGTCGGGTGCGCCGACCCGGCCACCGCGGCCGCGTGCCTGCGCGCGGTCCCGGCGATGGACCTGCTGAAGAAGGCCCCGTTCCTGATGTTCACCCCGGTCTACGGCGGTGGGGGTGTGCTGCCGCTCGACCCGCTGGTCGCGTTCGACACGGGCCGCTTCCACAAGGTGCCGGTGCTGCTCGGGTCCAACCGCGACGCCTACCGCACCTCCGACGCCTACCTGGAGCTGTGGGGCTACCCGAAGCTGACACCGGAAGGCTACGTGCTGCGGGTGCGCAACTTCGTCGGCGCCGCGAACGCCGAGCGGGTGCTCGCCCGGTACCCGTTGTCGGCCTACCAGAACATCCCGAGCCTGGCCTGGTCGGCGTTGGCGACTGACGCGCTGCTGTCGCGGCCGCAGAGCGACACCGCGGCCCTGTTCGCCCGCCACGTGCCGACCTACGCCTACGAGTTCGCCGACCGCGACGCGCCCTGGTACGGGGACCTGGCGTTGCCGTCGTTCCCGACCGGCGCCTACCAGGACGCCGAACTGCAGTACCTGTTCACCACCGTCTACTTCGCGGGCCGCACCTTCACCCCGGCGCAGCGGGCGCTGTCGAACACGATGATCGACTACTGGAGCCGCTTCGCCCGCACCGGCGACCCCAACGGCCGCGGCCTGCCGCACTGGCCCAGCGCCAACCGCGACGCCGCCCTCGCCCAGGTGCTGCAGCCGGGCGCGGTGCGACCGGGGAACTTCCGCGTCGGGCACAGCTACGACTTCTGGCGCTCCATCGACTACTGA
- a CDS encoding acyl-CoA dehydrogenase family protein, giving the protein MTANGTRAQTAQLPPVPEPDLTPDQVIARAEALALTLVERQAETEQATGYAQDTHEAFARAGFYRILVPRRYGGYEFGAETFMRVCLALARGCPSTGWMFLFGAAHALPVATLFSEDAQRELFSGGDFICPATVAPNGTAERTPDGDWILDGTWTYCSGAPYATHFLGHCLVQPDPDGEPEPMMFIVPRAQWQRLDDWGDQLGLKGSGSHAIQIRRQLIPAKYTLPAHLSKLSVTDGAPGRLLHGPEYGGGPLSFMLLELGVLAAGMAQGALDAYEELMLARNTLFPPIVRRVEDPDYQFRYGEATGMISAARAAALDAVRQWSLLCERGPAAFTREEELRLALISREAVRLSWRAVETHLFPTAGSSAVRHGERIERVWRDMSTLHSHAGLGVFLSTLANRELTRARFDIPDERPADR; this is encoded by the coding sequence ATGACCGCCAACGGCACACGGGCCCAAACCGCGCAGCTGCCCCCGGTGCCCGAGCCGGACCTGACCCCCGACCAGGTGATCGCCCGCGCCGAGGCATTGGCACTGACCTTGGTCGAGCGGCAGGCCGAGACCGAACAGGCCACCGGCTACGCCCAGGACACCCACGAGGCGTTCGCTCGGGCCGGTTTCTACCGGATCCTGGTGCCGCGCCGCTACGGCGGCTACGAGTTCGGCGCGGAGACCTTCATGCGGGTGTGCCTGGCGTTGGCCCGCGGCTGCCCGTCGACCGGGTGGATGTTCCTGTTCGGCGCCGCGCACGCGCTGCCGGTGGCGACGCTGTTCAGCGAGGACGCGCAGCGGGAGCTGTTCAGCGGCGGCGACTTCATCTGCCCTGCCACCGTCGCGCCCAACGGCACCGCCGAGCGCACCCCCGACGGCGACTGGATCCTCGACGGCACCTGGACCTACTGCTCCGGCGCGCCGTACGCCACCCACTTCCTCGGCCACTGCCTGGTCCAGCCCGACCCCGACGGCGAGCCGGAGCCGATGATGTTCATCGTGCCCCGGGCGCAGTGGCAGCGCCTCGACGACTGGGGCGACCAGCTGGGGCTCAAAGGCAGCGGATCACACGCCATCCAGATCCGGCGGCAGCTGATCCCGGCCAAGTACACCCTGCCCGCGCACCTGAGCAAGCTCAGCGTCACCGACGGCGCCCCCGGGCGGCTGCTGCACGGCCCCGAGTACGGCGGCGGCCCGCTCAGCTTCATGCTGCTGGAACTGGGCGTACTCGCCGCGGGCATGGCCCAGGGCGCGCTCGACGCCTACGAGGAGCTGATGCTCGCGAGGAACACGCTGTTCCCGCCGATCGTGCGGCGCGTGGAGGACCCCGACTACCAGTTCCGCTACGGCGAGGCCACCGGCATGATCAGCGCCGCGCGGGCCGCCGCGCTCGACGCGGTCCGCCAGTGGAGCCTGCTGTGCGAGCGGGGGCCTGCGGCGTTCACCCGCGAGGAGGAGCTGCGGTTGGCGCTGATCAGCCGCGAGGCGGTCCGGCTGAGCTGGCGGGCGGTGGAGACCCACCTGTTCCCGACCGCCGGGTCCAGCGCGGTCCGCCACGGCGAGCGCATCGAACGCGTCTGGCGGGACATGTCCACCCTGCACAGCCACGCGGGCCTCGGGGTGTTCCTGTCCACCCTGGCCAACCGCGAGCTGACCAGGGCCCGCTTCGACATCCCGGACGAGCGGCCAGCCGACCGGTGA